The window ttttaatttaatttgatttttatcaaTAACTCAACTTTTAATAatagctaaaaaaaaaaatcaactaataaaaaaaaaaacatcacaCATAAACAGATCTGAAGATCCCCTGTGCAGCAGCCGACCTTCATAGATCGAAAGAGAGATGTCTCACAACACTTCATCATCGTCTCCGGTGAATGATCCCCGGCAACCTGCCGCTGCCAGGCGATATGTGGCTCCCGTCGTCGCTGCTCAAGATCTTCCTATTGACTACTCAGGTTTTTTCGGGATCATCTTCGGCGTTGCCGGCTTCATGTTCAAGGTTCTCTCTCAATCGATTCGTTAATTGTTCCAATTTGAGTTATTATGTGTCATATATGCTAAATCTGCAATATTATCTATCTATTTGTTAATGGTTCAGTACAAGCTTTGTTCTTGGTTAGCAATCATATGCTGCGCTCAATCATTGGTGAACATGAGGAATTTTGAAACTGATCTCAAGCAGGTCTCCATGGCAATGATGTAAGGTTTTTTCAATTCATCATCATTTAGTGGTAAAGCTAGATTAGTAGTAAATTGGGTATTTTGAATATGATGATGCTCAACTTTGTATATGAATAATCATGACAGAATCAATATGATTGGTTAAACCCTAATAAAGAAAGACCAGAAGATCTTGTTTGTTACAGTATAAGAATTGGTTGGTTGATTGATTGTATGTTTTCTTGTGTGATGAATTTTCAGGTTTGCTATCATGGGACTGGTGAACCATTATCTTGGAGTTGCTAAACCGAAGAATAGTTAAATTTTTAGGAGTTTTATTATTGCATTTATCGAGTTTTTTGATTATATCCTTGCTCTCAAACAATAGTTCAATATTTATGTTTGGTGTAACAACTTATTCAGATGAATCATAACCCTTTTTTCTGTTTCCATTGGTTGTTCTTCGgctttattttctaattaataaattggaCTTGTTTGGAAACACTTTGTGAGTTGCTTGTTTAGCTGATAATATGTTTGAAAACCATTCTTAATAAATTGTGGGTAGGGCAGATGGGGCTCCAAATGCAAATTGCagttgatttttcttttatcaaactAAGGTATGTGTCTTGTTCGTTGTTCAATTTCTCAATCTCTTCTTGTTCATCAGACCAACAACTGGGCAAAGATTGAACAACGAGTTCTTCATCCTCTTGTTTTGTTACTGGTCTTCTTCAACTTTTCGATTTCCTGCAGGAGGGTTGTCACAAAACTTCTCTTTTCTTATCTTACTCTATATATTATGACATTCCTCAAACTGCAAAATCAAGTGGTCAGACCTACTACCTGTTGCTAATTGTCAATAAACCTCTCAAATCTTAACAAGTTAAGGCTTCATTTTCTTATTGCAGTTGATTTTATCATTGTTCAAACTCGTTCTAAACGCATTTAC is drawn from Impatiens glandulifera chromosome 3, dImpGla2.1, whole genome shotgun sequence and contains these coding sequences:
- the LOC124932388 gene encoding protein Asterix; the encoded protein is MSHNTSSSSPVNDPRQPAAARRYVAPVVAAQDLPIDYSGFFGIIFGVAGFMFKYKLCSWLAIICCAQSLVNMRNFETDLKQVSMAMMFAIMGLVNHYLGVAKPKNS